In the Burkholderiales bacterium genome, AGCCTGCGACACATTGTCGCCGGTGCTCCATAGCGCGCTCACGATAGCGTTTTTCTCAGCAGTGTCACGACACTGTTCCAGCGGAACGATATGCCGGCGGCTAAAGCGGCTATCCAGGCCGAGATCCTGCGGCGTAATCAGGCGACCATTACACGTCAAAAGCGCGCGTCTGACGCTGCTCATCATTTCGCGCACGTTGCCTGGCCAATCATGGCGCTGCATGGCGAGCACTGCTGCATCGGAAAATCCGTTGACGCCAGTATGCCGTTCC is a window encoding:
- a CDS encoding helix-turn-helix domain-containing protein, whose protein sequence is ERHTGVNGFSDAAVLAMQRHDWPGNVREMMSSVRRALLTCNGRLITPQDLGLDSRFSRRHIVPLEQCRDTAEKNAIVSALWSTGDNVSQAALELGVSRMTLYRLMEKYRISRHCLIAGGSGR